In Monodelphis domestica isolate mMonDom1 chromosome 1, mMonDom1.pri, whole genome shotgun sequence, the sequence GTGTCATTGCTGCCTTTTGCTTCTTGGGGATCCTGTGCAGCCTCTCTGCCTTTCTTCTTGATGTGTTTGGGCCCAAGCACCCTGCTCTGAAGATCACTCGCCGATATGCCTTTGCCCACATCCTCACAGGTAACCCCATTGCTTTCCAAGAGAGCAGACCAGAATGTTAACAAAAGCTGAGCAAAGACATTCTTGTACCCTAAATGGTTCCCAGAGTGACTGGCTGGTAGAGATCAAGGGGTTTCCATATCTTCTACCTCTCCTGATCTTGGTTGCCAATTCTCATACTTCTCCAAGTATGTTATTCTCAGGAGCTGCAGTCTCTAGGAAGGGCATtaactttcattttctcttttctcttcctttctagtcCTTCAGTGTGCCACAGTGATTGGCTTCTGCTATTGGGCTTCAGAGCTCATCCTggctcagcagcagcagcacaaAAAGTACCATGGCTCCCAGGTCTACGTCACCTTTGCTGTCAGCTTCTACTTGGTGGCAGGAGCAGGAGGGGCCTCCATCCTGGCGACTGCTGCCAACCTTCTGCGCCATTATCCCACTGAAGAAGAGGAGCAGGCCCTGGAGCTACtatcagagatggaagagaatgAGCCATATCCGGCCGAGTATGAGGTCATCAATCAGTTCCAGCCACCCCCTGCTTACACACCATAATGCAACTGGCTGGGGTTCTCTCTCCAGCATCCTGTTCCCATGCCCCCGTACCTTTACTGCCCCCTGTAAGCAGAAGAGCTCTCTTCTTATAGCACTTAGCTTGGATGTCCTGAGAGTCTTCACCAACTCCTCTGAATGAGAGA encodes:
- the TMEM127 gene encoding transmembrane protein 127, with the translated sequence MYAPGGAGLPGGRRRRGPGGSALPKQPERSLASALPGALSITALCTALAEPAWLHIHGGTCSRQELGVADVLGYVDPDLLKDFCMNPQTVLLLRVIAAFCFLGILCSLSAFLLDVFGPKHPALKITRRYAFAHILTVLQCATVIGFCYWASELILAQQQQHKKYHGSQVYVTFAVSFYLVAGAGGASILATAANLLRHYPTEEEEQALELLSEMEENEPYPAEYEVINQFQPPPAYTP